A genomic region of Haliotis asinina isolate JCU_RB_2024 chromosome 1, JCU_Hal_asi_v2, whole genome shotgun sequence contains the following coding sequences:
- the LOC137279396 gene encoding methyltransferase-like protein 27 isoform X1, translated as MTSSMGNNMTFKMASTGKNAFEDFDKRGGMTPGQVADVFTNAASTYDTVWTMRNYKDHIYVAEGVADYFQENQRASVRILDVAAGTGMLAEQLWKMGFRQLDGLDPSAGMMAEAMKKRVYSNYYLEFMDGHTITELDTDTYDCLVVAAGFNTGLIPCAALSEMVRLVKPGGLMCFGVPDARFTEVKEYINRLEPLMGWMEQDGAWQLLDRKHYDDFYDGANPGVVFRYIVSASNVSGNQYMEKLCQNQ; from the exons tttcaaaatggcaaGTACAGGCAAAAACGCCTTTGAGGACTTCGACAAGAGAGGTGGCATGACGCCAGGTCAAGTCGCCGACGTCTTCACGAACGCCGCTAGCACCTACGACACG GTGTGGACGATGAGGAATTACAAGGATCACATATATGTAGCCGAGGGTGTAGCGGACTACTTTCAGGAAAATCAAAGGGCTTCTGTCAGGATTCTGGATGTTGCTGCTGGCACAGGGATGTTGGCAGAACAG ttgtggaaaatGGGATTTAGGCAACTAGACGGTCTTGATCCATCTGCTGGTATGATGGCTGAGGCAATGAAGAAACGTGTATACTCTAATTACTACCTGGAGTTTATGGATGGACACACCATCACCGAACTGGATACAG ACACATACGATTGTTTGGTGGTAGCCGCTGGTTTCAACACAGGTTTAATTCCTTGTGCGGCTTTATCGGAGATGGTGCGACTCGTGAAGCCAG GAGGTCTCATGTGTTTTGGCGTTCCCGACGCTCGATTCACTGAGGTAAAGGAATACATTAACAGACTGGAACCTCTGATGGGGTGGATGGAGCAGGATGGGGCATGGCAGCTGCTGGACAGGAAACACTACGATGACTTTTATGACGGTGCCAATCCAGGAGTTGTGTTCAGATACATAGTTAGTGCATCTAATGTTAGTGGAAACCAATACATGGAAAAGCTCTGTCAAAACCAATGA
- the LOC137279396 gene encoding methyltransferase-like protein 27 isoform X2 — protein sequence MASTGKNAFEDFDKRGGMTPGQVADVFTNAASTYDTVWTMRNYKDHIYVAEGVADYFQENQRASVRILDVAAGTGMLAEQLWKMGFRQLDGLDPSAGMMAEAMKKRVYSNYYLEFMDGHTITELDTDTYDCLVVAAGFNTGLIPCAALSEMVRLVKPGGLMCFGVPDARFTEVKEYINRLEPLMGWMEQDGAWQLLDRKHYDDFYDGANPGVVFRYIVSASNVSGNQYMEKLCQNQ from the exons atggcaaGTACAGGCAAAAACGCCTTTGAGGACTTCGACAAGAGAGGTGGCATGACGCCAGGTCAAGTCGCCGACGTCTTCACGAACGCCGCTAGCACCTACGACACG GTGTGGACGATGAGGAATTACAAGGATCACATATATGTAGCCGAGGGTGTAGCGGACTACTTTCAGGAAAATCAAAGGGCTTCTGTCAGGATTCTGGATGTTGCTGCTGGCACAGGGATGTTGGCAGAACAG ttgtggaaaatGGGATTTAGGCAACTAGACGGTCTTGATCCATCTGCTGGTATGATGGCTGAGGCAATGAAGAAACGTGTATACTCTAATTACTACCTGGAGTTTATGGATGGACACACCATCACCGAACTGGATACAG ACACATACGATTGTTTGGTGGTAGCCGCTGGTTTCAACACAGGTTTAATTCCTTGTGCGGCTTTATCGGAGATGGTGCGACTCGTGAAGCCAG GAGGTCTCATGTGTTTTGGCGTTCCCGACGCTCGATTCACTGAGGTAAAGGAATACATTAACAGACTGGAACCTCTGATGGGGTGGATGGAGCAGGATGGGGCATGGCAGCTGCTGGACAGGAAACACTACGATGACTTTTATGACGGTGCCAATCCAGGAGTTGTGTTCAGATACATAGTTAGTGCATCTAATGTTAGTGGAAACCAATACATGGAAAAGCTCTGTCAAAACCAATGA